In the genome of Desulfobacterales bacterium, one region contains:
- a CDS encoding 3-isopropylmalate dehydrogenase, with protein MEKTIAVLEGDGIGPEIVRQGIKALQAVARKYNHSFTLEYAPFGAAAYFSEGSPFPDKTKEVCDRADVIIKGPVGLAVEEMATIPLEMRPELGAILPLRKRYDTYANFRPVRLPRSLASFSPLRPEIIGNGIDILMIRELVGGIYFGAKTEGSATDQRFASDECIYTDEQVRRIAHVAFIEARRRRAVMTNIHKSNVLATSRFWNHVVAEVAREYPEVECRSVLVDNAAYQLVKDPGRFNGVMLLENMQGDILTDQAGGILGSLGLMPSACIGPQKSYVEAAHGSAPDIAGTNRANPYSLIGSVALMLKRCLDLPQEAEDIWNGLFGVFARGYTTGELVGPDTDPTTILSTSGFGDLVVEIIEKG; from the coding sequence ATGGAAAAAACCATTGCAGTGCTGGAAGGTGACGGCATCGGCCCGGAGATCGTCCGGCAAGGGATCAAGGCGTTGCAGGCCGTGGCCCGGAAATATAATCATAGCTTTACCCTGGAATACGCCCCCTTCGGCGCGGCCGCCTATTTTTCCGAGGGCTCGCCCTTTCCGGACAAGACCAAGGAGGTGTGCGACCGGGCCGATGTGATCATCAAGGGCCCAGTGGGGCTGGCAGTGGAGGAGATGGCCACCATCCCCCTGGAGATGCGGCCCGAACTGGGCGCCATCCTGCCCTTGCGGAAACGCTACGACACCTATGCCAACTTCCGGCCGGTGCGGCTGCCCAGGTCCCTGGCCTCTTTTTCGCCGCTGCGTCCCGAGATTATCGGCAACGGCATTGATATCCTGATGATCCGGGAACTGGTGGGCGGCATCTATTTCGGGGCCAAGACCGAGGGCTCGGCCACTGATCAGCGCTTTGCCTCGGACGAGTGCATCTACACCGACGAGCAGGTGCGGCGGATCGCCCATGTGGCCTTTATCGAGGCCCGCCGCCGCCGGGCGGTGATGACCAATATCCATAAGTCCAACGTGCTGGCCACCTCCCGTTTCTGGAACCATGTGGTGGCGGAAGTGGCCAGGGAGTATCCGGAGGTGGAATGCCGCTCGGTGCTGGTGGACAATGCCGCCTACCAGCTGGTCAAGGACCCGGGCCGGTTCAACGGGGTCATGCTCCTGGAGAACATGCAGGGCGACATCCTCACCGACCAGGCCGGCGGGATCCTCGGTTCCCTGGGGCTGATGCCCTCGGCCTGCATCGGCCCGCAAAAGAGCTATGTGGAGGCGGCCCATGGTTCGGCCCCGGATATTGCCGGCACCAACAGGGCAAACCCCTATTCGCTGATCGGCAGCGTGGCCCTGATGCTGAAGCGCTGCCTCGACCTGCCCCAGGAGGCCGAGGATATCTGGAACGGTCTGTTCGGGGTGTTTGCGCGGGGCTACACCACCGGCGAACTGGTGGGCCCGGATACCGATCCGACCACTATTCTGTCCACCAGCGGTTTCGGCGACCTGGTGGTGGAGATCATTGAAAAGGGCTGA